AAGCAAGTTTTTAGAAGACCAGAAAAATTGTTTTCTGATAAAATTCAAAAATTAGACAATCTTAGTTTAAAACTTGGCTGGAATATTAAGAAAAATTTTAATGAAGCCCAAAAAAAATTTAATCTTTTAAATAGTAAATTAGATAGTCTGAGTCCTTTAAAAACTATAAAAAGAGGATATAGTGTATTAACTGATGAAAATAATACTACTGTAAAGAGTAAGGATGAAATTAATAGAGGGGATTATATATATAATATTTTAAAAGATGGAAAAATAAAAAGTGAAGTTATAGATAAAGAGGGTGAAAATCTTGAGTAAAAAAAATGAAGATATTGAATTTGAAAAAGCTTTAGAAGAACTTGAAAAAATAGTAGAAAAACTTGAATCTGGTGATTTATCTCTTTCTGAGTCCCTAGATAATTTTTCAGATGGTGTAGAATTGATTAAATACTGTAGAAATGAACTAAATAAAGCTGAAAAAAAGGTTGAAACAGTTTTAAAAGATAATGAAGGTGAATTTGGAGATATAGTTCCTTTTGATGAGGAGGAGTAAAAAGTTGTGCAATATAATTGAGGACATTAACAAAAAGGCTGAAGAAGTTGAAAAAACTCTTAAAGAATTAATGAAGAGTTTTAAACCGGTTATTTCTAAAACACTCTTTGATTCAATGGAATATAGTCTCTTTTCTGGTGGTAAAAGAATTAGGCCTGTTTTGGCAATGTATAGTGCTGAAATTGTAAATGGTGATCAAAAAACTGCCTGTAAGGTTGGGTCAGCTTTAGAGTTAATTCATACCTATTCATTAATACATGATGACCTTCCTAGTATGGATGATGATGATTACAGAAGAGGAGAAAAGGCGAATCATATTGTTTATGGCCCGGGAATAGCAATTTTAGCTGGAGATGGATTGTTGACTGGTGCTTTTGAAATTTTAAGTGATATGAATCTTGAGCCTACTAAAAAAATAAAAATAATAAAGATAATAAGTAAAAACGCCGGAGCAAACGGTATGGTAGGTGGTCAGGTATTAGATCTTGAATCTGAAGATAAAGATATTGAAATTGAGGATTTAAAAAACATTCATTTAGCAAAAACAGGAGCTCTTTTTAAAGCTGCTATTCTAGCTGGTGCCTATACAGCAAATCCTACCAAAAAAGAAATTGAAGCATTTAAAATTTATTCTGAAAAGTTAGGTTTATTATTTCAAATAACAGATGATATTCTTGATATCATTGGCGATGAAAAAAAATTAGGCAAAGCAGTAGGAAGTGATGATCAATCAAATAAAAGTACTTATCCTAAAATTCTTGGTTTAAATGGAGCAAAGAAAGAAGCTGAAAAAATGTTTACAGAAGCTCAAAAATCATTGAATATTTTTGAAGGGAAAGCTACAAAATTAAATGAATTAGCAAAATATGTTTTAAATAGAGATCATTAAAATAGAAAATAGATTTACAGCAAATTGAATGTGTATTTTTTCTATGTTATAATAATGACAGTGTATAAAAATAGCTCAGATGGTGCAGTATTCTAGTCAACACCCTATTTTTGAAGGCGGGCCTAAAAATCCGTCAAGGGCATATCGATGAAGTTTCTGGTATTGGCTGCTGACGCCCAGTCGGGGGTCGATACTGGGAGTTAAGGGATAGGGGCGATCCACAATGGCATGTGGGCGTTGACCCCTTACCCGTGGAGGCCTGGATTTTCTAGTGGCCAACGGGAAATCCAGGTTTAACCTACCTGTGTCGAAAGATGTGGGTAGTGTAGCCTGCTTTGAAGTGGTAGGGGAGAGAGTGAACTGTAGTATATTCCATACCCGGAATAGTCTATAGTTTCCTGGAAACTCCTACTGCAAAAGAAGCTAGGGAATAAGAGGTGTTGTCAAGGAAAACTTCTAGACTGTCTGAGATGGATATACTGGGGATTAAAGTGTGTTCTTAGTGGTAATCCAGTTCTGTAAAGGGAGACCTTACAGTCAGATTTTAAAGGGAAACCACCTGATTGGCGACAATAAGGGAATCTGCAGGGAAAACCTACTGGACC
This window of the Halanaerobiales bacterium genome carries:
- a CDS encoding exodeoxyribonuclease VII small subunit — its product is MSKKNEDIEFEKALEELEKIVEKLESGDLSLSESLDNFSDGVELIKYCRNELNKAEKKVETVLKDNEGEFGDIVPFDEEE
- a CDS encoding farnesyl diphosphate synthase; translation: MCNIIEDINKKAEEVEKTLKELMKSFKPVISKTLFDSMEYSLFSGGKRIRPVLAMYSAEIVNGDQKTACKVGSALELIHTYSLIHDDLPSMDDDDYRRGEKANHIVYGPGIAILAGDGLLTGAFEILSDMNLEPTKKIKIIKIISKNAGANGMVGGQVLDLESEDKDIEIEDLKNIHLAKTGALFKAAILAGAYTANPTKKEIEAFKIYSEKLGLLFQITDDILDIIGDEKKLGKAVGSDDQSNKSTYPKILGLNGAKKEAEKMFTEAQKSLNIFEGKATKLNELAKYVLNRDH